The following are encoded in a window of Brettanomyces bruxellensis chromosome 9, complete sequence genomic DNA:
- the DUG1 gene encoding Cys-Gly metallodipeptidase (MEROPS:MER0026471~BUSCO:EOG09261OIF), whose translation MTVETNLKPVFAKINDLKPNFVKRLGHAVSIPSVSGDESLRPKVVKMGEFLESELKNLGADDVELKFMGEQPEPVTNKGLELPPVVVAHFGHDASKKTVLVYGHYDVQPAFKEDGWDTEPFTLVQKGDRLIGRGSTDDKGPVIGWLNVLEAHKEAGIALPVNIVTCFEGMEESGSIGLDKLIHEEADKAFKGVDVVCICDNYWLGTRKPVLTYGLRGVNYYQMTIEGPSADLHSGIFGGIVHEPMTDLVKLMSQLVDGDGKILIPGIDEMVAPVTQKESQLYDDIDYDTAELAKSTGAADISIYSDKKDILMHRWRYPSLSLHGIEGAFSGVGEKTVIPAKVSGKFSIRTVPNIASSKLTELVSAYCTEKFAQLHSPNKFSVQLMHDGDYWLSDPFNKAFSAAKKATNLVWGVDPDYIRDGGSIPITLTFEKELNTNAVLLPMGRGDDGAHSINEKLNMDNYIGGVKTMTAYLHYLGGQ comes from the coding sequence ATGACCGTTGAAACAAACCTAAAGCCAGTCTTCGCAAAGATCAATGACCTCAAGCCCAACTTCGTCAAAAGATTGGGCCACGCGGTCTCGATTCCATCTGTTTCTGGAGACGAGTCACTCCGGCCAAAAGTTGTCAAGATGGGAGAGTTTCTAGAGTCTGAGTTGAAAAACCTCGGTGCAGACGATGTGGAGTTGAAGTTTATGGGCGAGCAACCAGAGCCAGTCACGAACAAAGGCTTGGAGTTGCCTCCAGTGGTGGTTGCGCACTTTGGACACGATGCAAGCAAGAAAACAGTGCTTGTTTACGGCCATTATGATGTGCAACCAGCCTTCAAAGAGGACGGATGGGACACCGAACCCTTCACACTGGTGCAGAAGGGCGACCGGTTGATCGGCCGGGGCTCCACGGACGACAAGGGCCCTGTGATTGGCTGGTTAAACGTGCTTGAGGCACACAAAGAGGCTGGAATCGCCCTTCCGGTCAACATAGTGACGTGCTTTGAAGGAATGGAGGAGTCCGGGTCGATTGGCTTGGACAAGTTGATCCACGAGGAGGCCGACAAGGCATTCAAGGGCGTCGATGTGGTCTGCATATGCGATAATTACTGGTTGGGAACCCGGAAGCCAGTTCTCACCTACGGACTTCGTGGTGTTAACTACTACCAAATGACCATTGAGGGACCTTCGGCCGACCTCCACTCTGGAATTTTCGGTGGTATCGTGCACGAGCCCATGACAGATCTCGTTAAATTGATGTCACAACTTGTGGATGGTGACGGAAAGATCCTCATTCCAGGAATTGACGAAATGGTGGCTCCAGTCACGCAAAAGGAGTCCCAATTGTATGATGACATCGACTACGACACTGCGGAATTGGCCAAGTCGACCGGTGCCGCCGATATCTCCATCTACAGTGACAAGAAAGACATCTTAATGCATCGCTGGAGGTACCCTTCGCTCTCATTGCACGGTATAGAGGGTGCATTTTCCGGAGTTGGCGAGAAGACTGTTATCCCAGCCAAGGTTTCAGGCAAGTTCTCGATCCGGACGGTTCCAAACATCGCTTCTTCGAAGCTTACAGAGCTTGTTTCCGCCTATTGCACCGAGAAATTCGCCCAATTGCACTCTCCAAACAAGTTCTCCGTCCAATTAATGCACGATGGTGATTACTGGTTGAGCGATCCATTCAACAAAGCATTTTCGGCTGCAAAGAAGGCCACAAACTTGGTCTGGGGTGTCGATCCCGACTATATCCGTGACGGTGGCTCCATTCCTATAACTTTGACTTTCGAAAAGGAGTTGAACACAAATGCTGTTTTGCTTCCTATGGGAAGAGGCGATGATGGTGCCCATTCCATCAACGAAAAGCTCAACATGGACAACTACATAGGTGGTGTCAAGACCATGACTGCGTACTTGCACTATTTGGGTGGCCAGTGA
- the ASN1 gene encoding asparagine synthetase (MEROPS:MER0034539~BUSCO:EOG09261145), giving the protein MCGIFAAYQVPDIKAFKPKALEYSKRIRHRGPDWSGNVVANNTILCHERLAIVGVDSGAQPIQSEDGRYILTVNGEIYNHIQLRSQLKDYKFQTMSDCEVIIPLVEKYGVDAPKYLDGMFAWVLYDKQTDRIVAARDPIGVTTMYMGRSSKNPKTLFFASELKCLVDECDEITAFPPGKVFDSNTGKTTRFFKPDWWDEDRVPHGDADYMAIRHTLEASVRKRLMAEVPFGVLLSGGLDSSLVASIAARETAKAIHETTNTEDLTGVDDEGHLRLSTGYSKLHSYAIGLPGAPDLKAAKKVADFIGTIHHEHHFTLQEGFDALKDVIYHLETYDVTTIRASVPMYLLSRKIKAQGVKMVLSGEGSDEIFGGYLYFASAPNAEEFHKECVKRVKNLNLADCLRANKSTMAWGLEARVPFLDRSFLNLCMNIDPKYKMIDEKAGRIEKYILRKAFDTTDEPGAEPYLPKEILWRQKEQFSDGVGYSWIDGLKDLAEKQVSDEQMKHPKPEWGADIPHTKEAYFYRVMFDELFPSKAAASTVMRWIPKAEWGCAEDPSGRYAKIHEASVADNN; this is encoded by the coding sequence ATGTGTGGAATCTTCGCAGCGTACCAGGTTCCGGATATCAAGGCTTTCAAGCCAAAAGCCTTGGAGTACTCAAAGAGAATCCGACACAGAGGACCAGATTGGTCGGGAAATGTGGTGGCAAACAACACGATTCTGTGCCACGAGAGATTGGCCATTGTCGGCGTGGACTCCGGTGCCCAGCCAATCCAGTCGGAGGACGGCCGGTACATCCTTACCGTCAACGGAGAGATCTACAACCACATTCAGCTCAGATCGCAGTTGAAAGACTACAAATTCCAGACGATGTCGGACTGCGAGGTGATCATTCCACTAGTTGAGAAGTACGGGGTGGACGCACCAAAGTATTTGGACGGTATGTTTGCCTGGGTGCTCTATGACAAGCAGACGGACAGAATAGTTGCCGCCAGAGATCCAATTGGTGTCACAACCATGTACATGGGACGGTCATCGAAGAACCCCAAGACGCTTTTCTTCGCCTCCGAGTTGAAGTGCCTGGTGGACGAGTGTGACGAGATCACGGCCTTCCCTCCCGGCAAGGTGTTCGACTCGAACACGGGCAAAACAACGCGGTTCTTCAAGCCTGATTGGTGGGATGAGGACCGCGTTCCGCACGGAGATGCCGATTACATGGCCATCCGCCACACCCTGGAGGCCTCCGTGAGGAAGAGATTGATGGCCGAGGTCCCGTTTGGTGTTCTTCTCTCGGGAGGCCTCGATTCCTCGCTTGTTGCCTCGATTGCAGCACGTGAAACCGCCAAGGCAATCCACGAAACGACAAACACCGAGGACTTGACCGGTGTGGACGATGAGGGCCATCTCCGGTTGTCCACCGGCTACTCGAAGTTGCACTCGTACGCCATTGGTCTTCCTGGCGCCCCAGACTTGAAGGCAGCCAAGAAAGTCGCCGATTTCATCGGCACAATCCACCACGAGCACCACTTCACTTTGCAGGAGGGTTTCGACGCCCTCAAGGACGTCATCTACCACTTGGAGACGTACGATGTGACGACGATCCGTGCATCCGTGCCTATGTATCTCCTCTCGCGGAAGATCAAGGCCCAAGGTGTCAAGATGGTTCTCTCAGGAGAGGGATCAGACGAGATCTTCGGCGGATACTTGTACTTCGCCAGTGCCCCTAACGCAGAGGAGTTCCACAAGGAGTGTGTCAAGCGTGTGAAGAACTTGAACTTGGCAGACTGCTTGCGTGCCAACAAATCGACCATGGCCTGGGGTTTGGAGGCCCGTGTTCCGTTCTTGGACAGAAGCTTCTTGAACTTGTGCATGAACATCGATCCAAAGTACAAGATGATCGACGAGAAGGCCGGCAGAATCGAGAAGTACATCCTCAGAAAGGCCTTTGACACCACCGATGAGCCTGGTGCCGAGCCTTACTTGCCTAAGGAGATCCTTTGGAGGCAGAAGGAGCAGTTCTCAGACGGTGTTGGCTACTCCTGGATCGACGGCTTGAAGGACTTGGCCGAGAAGCAGGTTTCCGACGAGCAGATGAAGCATCCAAAGCCTGAGTGGGGTGCCGACATCCCACACACTAAAGAGGCCTACTTCTACCGTGTGATGTTTGATGAGCTATTCCCATCCAAGGCTGCTGCAAGCACTGTTATGCGTTGGATTCCAAAGGCCGAGTGGGGATGTGCCGAGGACCCTAGTGGAAGATATGCCAAGATCCACGAGGCTTCTGTTGCAGATAACAACTGA